The genomic segment TCCTGAAGCACCCCCGGATGCTGGGGTCGGTGATCCCCAGCTCGCGCTTCCTCGTGGACCGGCTGCTGCGGCGCGTGGACTGGGCGCGCGCGCGGCTGATCGTGGAGTACGGCCCCGGGGTCGGGAACTTCACGGCGGAGATCCTGCGCCGCATGCACCCGGACGCGAAGCTGGTGGTGATCGAGACCAACGAGGACTTCGTGGACTACCTGCGCCAGTCGCTCCCGGATCCGCGGCTGCGGGTGGAGGCGGGCTCGGCGGCGGACGTGGTGGAGATCCTGGAGCGGATGGGGCTGGGCTCCGCCGACTACGTGATCTCGGGGATCCCGTTCAGCACCATGCCGGCGGAGCTGCGGGTGAGCATCCTGCGCGCGACGCGCGCGGCGCTGAAGCCGGACGGGGCCTTCCTGGTCTACCAGTTCTCGGGGGGCGTGCTCCCGGACCTGAAGCGGATCTTCGGGTGGGTGCAGCAGAGCTTCGAACCCCTCAACGTGCTTCCCGCCCGGCTCTTCTACTGCTCTCCCTGACGGGGCCCGGCGGGCGCGGCGCCCCCTCCGAAGTACCCCCCGGCCCACCCGCCCGCGTACACCAGCAGCGTCGCCATCCCCTCGGCCCCGACCAGCACGGGCTCGGGCGGGATGGCCGCGTCGCCCCGGACCCACCGCGCCAGCGCGAAGAGCGCCACCCCCGCAAGGTACGGGAGGGCGAAGGCGGCGGTGCGTCCGCCCCGCCGACGGGCCCCGGTCAGGCCCGCGGGGAGGCCCGCGACCAGCCCGGCCACCACTCCGGCCGTGCCGACCCGGCCGCCCGCGGTCCAGAGCCCCCCGGCGTCGAGCAAGCGTCCCACGAGGTCGAGGGCGAACGCGGTGTCGAGGAGCAGGGCGGGGAGGAGGACGAGCGCGGCGTGCGGGGCGCGAAGCGGGTGGCGGAGGTCGAGTCTTCCCATAGTTCACGACAGTGCTTGCAGAACGCGCGGGCCGGAGCTAGCTTGTGGGGTGGAGCGTTCCGCTTCCTTTCCCCTCCCCTTCCTCCAGAATGCTGATGCGCACTCTCCATGCCCTCTCCGCGGTCCTCGTCGGCGCGGCTCTCGCGGGATGTGAAATGTCTACGGGTCCGGACGACCGGCGCGTGGTGGGGATCGTCGAGTGGGTCACGCCGGGCCTCTCCCTCGGGCCGCAGGGCTCGTACGCGCCCGGCGCTCCGGCGGATCCCATGGCCCAGGCGGTCCTGGAGGCGCCCGACACGGTCGTGGCCGGCACGCCGTTCGACGTGGTGGTCCGTACCTACGGTGCCGACGGGTGCTGGCGCGAGGCGGGAGCCGAGACCGCGGCCACGGGCCTGAGCGTCGCGATCACCCCGCACGACAGGCACGAGGCGGGGGCGGG from the Longimicrobiaceae bacterium genome contains:
- a CDS encoding methyltransferase domain-containing protein; this encodes MAKVQARRLSRREQVSLFARNFLKHPRMLGSVIPSSRFLVDRLLRRVDWARARLIVEYGPGVGNFTAEILRRMHPDAKLVVIETNEDFVDYLRQSLPDPRLRVEAGSAADVVEILERMGLGSADYVISGIPFSTMPAELRVSILRATRAALKPDGAFLVYQFSGGVLPDLKRIFGWVQQSFEPLNVLPARLFYCSP